One genomic window of Paeniglutamicibacter sp. Y32M11 includes the following:
- a CDS encoding NADP-dependent malic enzyme, whose product MSIDTSLNAAASITDADIFDAHIGGKLTVQSKMPLATKRDLSIAYTPGVAQVSRAIAADPKMHATHTWASRLVVVVSDGTAVLGLGNIGAAASLPVMEGKSALFKEFGGLDSIPLVLNTTNVDEIIETLVRLRPSFGAVNLEDISAPRCFELEERLIEALDCPVMHDDQHGTAVVVLASLINAAKVAGKELGAMRAVISGAGAAGIAIAEILINVGLGDVVLVDSKGIIHRDRDDLNAVKAKYAAVTNKDGLIGGIREALDGADVVVGVSSSKFVEEDLSRMNENAIIFALSNPDPEVMPDVARKYAAVVATGRSDFPNQINNVLAFPGIFRGALDAGARRITGAMKLAAAHAIAELVGDDLAADHIVPSPLDPRVMPAVAAAVGHAVQEK is encoded by the coding sequence ATGTCCATCGATACCTCTCTTAACGCTGCCGCATCCATCACCGACGCAGACATCTTCGACGCCCACATTGGCGGCAAGCTCACCGTCCAGTCCAAGATGCCGCTGGCCACCAAGCGGGACCTCTCCATTGCCTACACCCCGGGTGTCGCCCAGGTGTCACGCGCGATCGCCGCCGACCCGAAGATGCATGCCACCCACACCTGGGCCTCACGCCTGGTGGTGGTCGTTTCCGACGGCACCGCCGTGCTGGGACTGGGCAATATCGGTGCCGCCGCCTCGCTGCCGGTCATGGAAGGCAAGAGCGCACTCTTCAAGGAATTCGGCGGCCTGGATTCCATCCCGTTGGTCCTGAACACCACCAACGTTGATGAGATCATCGAGACCCTGGTCCGCCTGCGCCCTAGCTTTGGTGCCGTGAACCTCGAAGACATCTCTGCCCCGCGTTGCTTCGAACTCGAAGAACGCCTCATTGAGGCTCTTGACTGCCCGGTCATGCACGATGACCAGCACGGTACAGCCGTGGTGGTTCTTGCATCATTGATCAACGCCGCCAAGGTGGCCGGCAAGGAACTGGGCGCAATGCGCGCGGTGATTTCCGGTGCCGGTGCTGCCGGTATCGCCATCGCCGAGATCCTCATCAACGTCGGACTAGGCGATGTGGTGCTGGTCGACTCCAAGGGAATCATCCACCGCGACCGCGACGACCTGAACGCAGTGAAGGCCAAATACGCCGCGGTGACCAACAAAGACGGACTGATCGGCGGCATCCGCGAAGCCCTCGACGGCGCCGACGTTGTCGTGGGTGTCTCTTCCTCCAAATTCGTGGAAGAGGACTTGTCGAGGATGAACGAGAACGCCATCATCTTCGCGCTGTCCAATCCTGACCCGGAAGTCATGCCGGATGTTGCCCGCAAGTACGCCGCCGTGGTGGCCACCGGACGCTCGGACTTCCCGAATCAGATCAACAACGTCTTGGCCTTCCCGGGCATTTTCCGCGGTGCACTTGATGCCGGCGCACGCCGCATCACCGGTGCCATGAAGCTGGCGGCGGCTCACGCCATTGCCGAGCTGGTGGGCGATGACCTCGCCGCTGATCACATCGTGCCGTCGCCGCTTGACCCCCGCGTCATGCCGGCCGTCGCTGCCGCCGTAGGACACGCAGTACAAGAGAAGTAG
- a CDS encoding ABC transporter substrate-binding protein produces the protein MKNRQPAYRDEPTSSSRAVDRTPAPTAKNLKKRVPFAFAAVGALLALTACGGAVHADSASGPGSEPVSGGTLVYATGDTEPACLDPIVSGNVPQALVSTQYLEPLFFQDEKGEIGPWLAKSWKWSNDRLALDITVRSDVHFTDGQQLNAETIIKNVAYIKDPKTLSSTGILAVEKVASVEKIDEFTARLHLSEPDNALLEHFAQVWVPIQSQKALARGAEANCLSPVGTGPFKVESWSKQQEVVLTRNNEYHTPSPTAAHAGPAYLEKIIWRFLPDHAARFAALQSGEVDVIDVLQPQNAVAADADPALDTLIGSRPGHVVNLTLNTTEGVFTDVRVREAFVRSVDVDAALKSIFMSTVPRSNSVLSSITKFNRQNPEAYSTDVAKANRLLDEAGWTARDAEGYRIKDGVRLSTTAIQTEAVLVPVSVLEQFQHSAKAVGFELVISQEEPASFNAKRYAWEYGLSPLYYTKNSPSVLNIVYDSAHIPSVIKGGYHANNNGLTGPEAQDIDKALRLAATTGSEKQRGQLYAKAQQLIDKQYLSLPIFDQQTRLGFRSDVEGVKLLSPLGMPTFYDTWLDRS, from the coding sequence GTGAAAAACCGCCAGCCGGCGTACCGGGACGAGCCAACAAGCTCCTCCCGTGCCGTGGACAGGACACCCGCACCAACCGCCAAGAACCTCAAGAAACGCGTGCCGTTCGCCTTCGCCGCGGTCGGCGCGTTGTTGGCTTTAACCGCCTGTGGTGGTGCTGTCCACGCGGACTCGGCGAGCGGACCGGGCAGTGAACCGGTCTCCGGCGGTACCCTGGTGTACGCCACGGGCGATACCGAACCCGCGTGCCTCGACCCGATTGTCTCAGGCAATGTCCCACAGGCTCTGGTCTCCACCCAATACCTGGAACCACTGTTCTTCCAAGATGAAAAGGGCGAAATTGGCCCTTGGCTCGCCAAGAGCTGGAAATGGTCAAATGACCGGTTGGCCCTAGACATCACCGTGCGCAGCGACGTCCATTTCACCGACGGCCAGCAACTCAACGCCGAGACCATCATCAAGAACGTCGCCTACATCAAGGATCCCAAAACGCTCTCGAGCACCGGCATCTTGGCCGTAGAAAAGGTGGCCTCCGTCGAAAAAATCGATGAGTTCACCGCGCGGCTGCACCTCTCGGAACCCGACAACGCGCTTCTTGAGCACTTTGCGCAGGTCTGGGTCCCGATCCAATCCCAGAAGGCGTTGGCACGCGGAGCCGAGGCAAATTGCCTCTCACCGGTGGGTACCGGCCCGTTTAAGGTCGAGAGCTGGTCAAAGCAGCAGGAAGTTGTACTCACTCGCAACAACGAGTACCACACGCCCTCACCCACGGCAGCTCATGCGGGGCCCGCGTATCTTGAAAAGATCATCTGGCGCTTCTTGCCCGACCACGCTGCACGCTTCGCCGCCCTGCAGTCCGGGGAAGTAGACGTCATCGATGTATTGCAGCCGCAGAATGCCGTGGCTGCGGATGCCGACCCGGCGCTGGACACCTTGATTGGTTCCCGGCCCGGACACGTGGTGAACCTGACGCTGAACACCACCGAGGGTGTCTTCACCGACGTGCGGGTGCGTGAGGCATTTGTGCGCTCGGTGGACGTTGATGCTGCCCTGAAATCCATCTTTATGAGTACGGTACCGCGCTCGAATTCGGTGCTGAGCAGCATCACGAAGTTCAACCGGCAAAACCCGGAAGCCTATTCCACCGATGTGGCCAAGGCCAACCGGCTTCTGGATGAAGCGGGATGGACCGCGCGGGACGCCGAGGGCTACCGGATCAAGGACGGAGTGCGGCTTTCGACCACCGCTATCCAGACCGAGGCCGTCCTCGTCCCGGTCTCGGTGCTGGAGCAATTCCAGCACAGTGCCAAGGCCGTCGGTTTCGAGCTGGTCATCAGCCAGGAAGAACCGGCCAGCTTCAACGCCAAGCGTTATGCCTGGGAGTACGGACTTTCGCCGCTGTACTACACGAAGAATTCACCCTCCGTGTTGAACATCGTTTACGACTCCGCACACATCCCCTCGGTCATTAAGGGCGGCTACCACGCCAATAACAATGGCCTGACCGGGCCGGAGGCACAAGACATCGACAAGGCCCTGCGCCTGGCCGCCACCACCGGCAGCGAGAAGCAGCGTGGCCAACTCTATGCCAAGGCCCAGCAGCTCATCGACAAGCAGTACCTCTCGCTCCCGATCTTCGACCAGCAGACGCGCCTTGGCTTCCGCTCGGACGTTGAAGGAGTCAAGCTCCTTTCCCCGTTGGGCATGCCCACCTTCTACGACACCTGGTTGGACCGATCATGA
- a CDS encoding NtaA/DmoA family FMN-dependent monooxygenase (This protein belongs to a clade of FMN-dependent monooxygenases, within a broader family of flavin-dependent oxidoreductases, the luciferase-like monooxygenase (LMM) family, some of whose members use coenzyme F420 rather than FMN.), which translates to MGKPLHFNAFVMNTTSHIHHGQWRRPDAGQTEFNDVNTWIDLAHTLEAAKFDAMFFADVSGLYGDSDADFDVYANEGLQIPSNDPTVLLGALAVSTKHIGLATTSNVVQNHPYNFARQISTLDHISNGRIAWNIVTGINDNASRNYGLPQLTDHAERYAWADEYVDVAYKLWEGSWDAEALKQDKENGVYSDAAKIHKIYHEGPRYRVEGPHLPSPSPQRTPLLFQAGSSASGRAFAARNAEATFIIAPSPAIAAELISDTRRLAGEFGRHPEDIKFFQGLSFIIGDTEEEAKEKEAYYDQFVSVDGYLAHSAIVDKTGRVYPPETRIADLDTNTGKGFSEWVSKHITDREPVVADIAWLQARNTRVVGTPEQIADEIEKWQAAGVDGINVINWVIPGSFEEFADKVLPVLRERGLAQSEYAKGTLREKLFGDGPLLNDRHPAAGYRGAFTSGPTSWEEAETTRGLEVQRAGVES; encoded by the coding sequence GTGGGCAAGCCACTTCACTTCAACGCATTTGTCATGAATACGACCAGCCACATCCACCACGGCCAATGGCGTCGCCCGGATGCCGGCCAGACGGAGTTCAACGACGTTAATACCTGGATCGATTTGGCGCATACCCTCGAAGCGGCAAAGTTCGACGCCATGTTCTTCGCCGATGTCTCGGGACTTTATGGGGACTCGGACGCAGACTTCGACGTCTACGCGAACGAGGGCCTACAGATCCCGTCCAACGATCCCACCGTGCTCCTAGGTGCCCTCGCGGTCAGCACCAAACACATCGGCCTGGCCACCACCTCAAACGTGGTGCAGAACCACCCGTATAACTTTGCCCGGCAAATTTCCACGCTTGACCATATTTCCAACGGGCGAATCGCCTGGAACATCGTGACCGGCATCAACGACAATGCCTCACGCAACTATGGCCTGCCGCAGCTGACCGACCACGCCGAACGATATGCCTGGGCCGACGAATACGTTGATGTTGCCTACAAGCTCTGGGAAGGTTCCTGGGATGCCGAGGCACTGAAGCAGGACAAGGAGAACGGGGTCTACTCCGATGCTGCCAAGATCCATAAGATCTACCACGAGGGTCCGCGTTACCGGGTCGAGGGGCCGCATCTGCCCTCGCCCTCACCCCAGCGCACTCCGTTATTGTTCCAGGCCGGGTCCTCGGCTTCGGGCCGTGCCTTCGCCGCGCGTAATGCCGAGGCGACCTTCATCATTGCCCCGTCGCCGGCGATCGCCGCCGAGCTGATTTCAGATACCCGCCGGCTGGCCGGGGAATTTGGCCGTCATCCGGAGGACATCAAGTTCTTCCAGGGCTTGTCCTTCATCATTGGCGACACCGAAGAAGAGGCCAAGGAGAAGGAGGCGTACTACGACCAGTTTGTGAGCGTCGACGGTTACTTGGCCCATTCGGCCATCGTGGACAAGACCGGACGCGTCTACCCGCCCGAAACTCGGATTGCCGATCTGGACACCAACACCGGCAAGGGCTTCTCCGAATGGGTATCCAAGCACATCACCGATCGTGAGCCGGTTGTCGCGGACATCGCTTGGCTTCAGGCCCGCAACACCCGCGTGGTGGGAACACCGGAGCAGATCGCGGACGAGATCGAGAAATGGCAGGCTGCGGGCGTGGATGGCATCAATGTCATCAACTGGGTGATTCCGGGTTCCTTTGAGGAGTTCGCCGACAAGGTTCTTCCCGTGTTGCGTGAACGGGGTCTGGCCCAAAGCGAATACGCAAAAGGAACCCTGCGCGAGAAGTTGTTTGGTGACGGTCCGCTGCTCAACGATCGCCACCCCGCGGCCGGTTACCGCGGCGCGTTCACCTCGGGTCCAACCAGCTGGGAAGAGGCCGAGACCACGCGCGGCCTCGAGGTGCAGCGCGCCGGGGTGGAGTCTTGA
- a CDS encoding ABC transporter permease — protein MSLETLNPTPSNPAAVSETTDSTASSSRLTSVLRLSGLRILGAAGVLWAVATLAFFAMRLVPGDPVDALLGGPGNNATEEVRELTRELNGLNEPILLQYGAYLGKLVTGDLGDSYQLREPVAQVLGDQLGNTLVLAILALATAWVLALGLALWSARGGRTATLVGNLLEVVSAAVPHFWLGSLLILVFSVSLQWLPATSGAPGINGLILPVLTLAIPLAGFLGQVMRESMLTAMNSPFAISSRARGESEVSLSLRHALRHAALPAIGLSGWAMGSLISGAVVVETVFARPGIGRTLLQSVLVRDVPVVLGVVVLVAAIYIIVTLLSDLAERLADPRLRAA, from the coding sequence ATGAGCCTCGAAACCTTGAACCCCACACCATCAAACCCCGCCGCAGTATCCGAGACCACCGATTCGACGGCGAGCAGTTCACGACTGACGTCGGTACTTCGGCTCAGCGGTCTGCGTATCCTCGGAGCCGCAGGCGTCCTGTGGGCGGTTGCCACGCTCGCCTTCTTCGCGATGCGCCTAGTCCCGGGAGATCCGGTGGACGCATTGCTCGGCGGACCGGGTAACAACGCCACCGAAGAGGTGCGCGAGTTGACCCGGGAATTGAACGGCCTCAACGAACCGATCCTCCTCCAATACGGCGCCTACCTCGGCAAGCTCGTGACAGGTGATCTCGGTGATTCCTACCAGCTGCGGGAACCAGTAGCCCAGGTGTTGGGCGATCAGCTAGGCAATACCCTGGTACTCGCGATCCTCGCGCTGGCCACGGCATGGGTCTTGGCCCTTGGACTGGCCTTGTGGTCGGCACGCGGTGGCAGGACCGCCACCCTCGTGGGAAACCTGCTGGAAGTCGTTTCCGCCGCTGTCCCGCACTTCTGGCTAGGCAGCCTGCTCATCCTGGTCTTCAGCGTGAGCCTGCAATGGCTTCCGGCCACCAGCGGAGCACCGGGGATCAACGGTCTGATCTTGCCCGTGCTCACCCTGGCCATTCCGTTGGCCGGATTCCTGGGCCAGGTCATGCGCGAATCAATGCTCACCGCCATGAATTCTCCGTTCGCGATTTCCTCCCGGGCACGCGGCGAATCAGAGGTTTCGCTCAGCCTGCGCCACGCTCTGCGGCACGCAGCGCTTCCGGCCATCGGGCTTTCGGGCTGGGCCATGGGTTCGTTGATCAGCGGGGCAGTGGTTGTTGAAACCGTTTTTGCCCGCCCGGGCATCGGGCGGACCCTGCTGCAGTCGGTGCTGGTGAGAGACGTGCCCGTGGTGCTCGGCGTGGTGGTACTGGTTGCCGCCATCTACATCATCGTCACCCTGCTCAGCGACCTGGCCGAGCGCCTGGCCGACCCGCGGCTGCGTGCGGCATGA